The proteins below come from a single Streptomyces spongiicola genomic window:
- a CDS encoding helix-turn-helix domain-containing protein, producing the protein MVESSGPAEAPGGAADARRSFADKLNHLFETKKNPETGKRYTNAEVARAISVSESAISQLRTGAKPNPTYTTVERLAGHFHVKEQYFFSDYDAEEAERVRASLELIEAVADSDVRGLALRANGLSADSLRMITDVINQARRWEGLDKPGQ; encoded by the coding sequence ATGGTGGAGTCCAGCGGGCCGGCGGAGGCGCCCGGCGGCGCGGCCGACGCTCGGCGCTCATTCGCCGACAAGCTCAATCACCTATTCGAGACCAAGAAGAACCCGGAGACCGGCAAGCGCTACACCAACGCCGAGGTCGCCCGGGCGATCTCCGTGTCTGAGAGCGCGATCTCACAGCTGCGGACCGGCGCGAAGCCCAACCCCACCTACACGACGGTGGAACGACTTGCCGGCCACTTCCACGTCAAGGAGCAGTACTTCTTCTCGGACTATGACGCCGAGGAGGCCGAGAGGGTGCGTGCTTCCTTGGAACTCATCGAGGCCGTAGCCGACAGCGACGTGCGCGGCCTTGCGCTTAGAGCCAACGGCCTCTCGGCGGACAGCTTGCGGATGATCACGGATGTGATCAATCAGGCGCGACGGTGGGAAGGGCTCGACAAGCCCGGGCAGTGA
- a CDS encoding secondary metabolite protein, which translates to MFKRHFARREAQLRRLCEEQLRGIEISDPYAVDEICRQLAIRRGRPLHLHELPETGGANAPCGMVLSFDHGDYVFHVAATSERHRAQIVRHELAHLLLGHAGNNESVVTSLLGVLPDGVDPSAVLSALGRTSYDSETEYDAEMAASCLGELFHDLAHSGRERGRSGAVARLDDALVHPRRNRRS; encoded by the coding sequence ATGTTCAAGCGGCATTTCGCGCGCAGAGAGGCGCAGCTGAGGCGACTGTGTGAGGAGCAGTTGCGGGGGATCGAGATATCCGATCCCTACGCGGTGGATGAAATATGCCGGCAGCTCGCCATCAGGCGTGGCCGCCCCCTGCACCTCCACGAATTGCCTGAGACCGGAGGGGCCAACGCTCCCTGCGGAATGGTTCTCTCGTTCGACCACGGGGATTACGTCTTTCACGTCGCGGCTACCAGCGAGCGGCATCGTGCGCAAATCGTGCGCCACGAGCTAGCGCACCTGCTGCTCGGGCACGCCGGGAACAACGAGAGCGTCGTCACGTCTCTACTGGGAGTCCTCCCTGACGGGGTCGACCCCTCTGCCGTGCTCTCCGCTCTCGGCCGGACGAGCTACGACAGCGAGACCGAGTACGACGCCGAAATGGCCGCCTCCTGCCTGGGAGAACTCTTTCACGATCTTGCCCACTCGGGCCGGGAACGCGGTCGGTCCGGTGCCGTGGCGCGGCTCGACGACGCCCTGGTCCACCCACGGAGGAACCGCCGCTCATGA
- a CDS encoding peptide deformylase has product MNEVQPSEQMRNLGVVQEGASVLAEPARPFSLPAEREAAEQAVESLFTSMERIAGVHTFAKGMGIAAPQIGIGRAAAVVQPAEPGAGAIVLLNPQVIAASQETDDQYEGCLSFFDVRGLVPRPLRITVETTTLDGTTVTTDYERGLARLVQHEIDHLDGHLYTARMRPGVQPISVTEYRQTGRAWSYEH; this is encoded by the coding sequence GTGAACGAGGTGCAGCCCAGCGAGCAGATGCGCAACCTCGGCGTAGTCCAGGAAGGCGCCTCCGTCCTTGCCGAGCCAGCACGCCCCTTCTCACTCCCTGCCGAACGTGAGGCCGCCGAGCAAGCCGTGGAGAGCCTGTTCACCTCCATGGAGCGCATCGCAGGCGTCCACACGTTCGCCAAGGGCATGGGCATTGCAGCCCCACAGATCGGCATCGGCCGGGCCGCGGCCGTCGTCCAGCCCGCCGAGCCAGGAGCGGGCGCGATCGTACTGCTCAACCCCCAGGTCATCGCCGCCTCACAGGAGACCGACGACCAGTACGAGGGATGCCTGAGCTTCTTCGACGTACGCGGCCTCGTCCCTCGCCCCCTCCGGATCACGGTCGAGACCACGACACTCGACGGGACGACCGTGACCACTGACTACGAACGCGGCCTCGCCCGTCTGGTCCAACACGAGATCGACCACCTCGACGGCCACCTGTACACCGCCCGGATGCGCCCCGGAGTGCAGCCCATCTCCGTGACCGAGTACCGGCAGACCGGACGGGCCTGGTCCTACGAGCACTGA
- a CDS encoding lanthionine synthetase C family protein → MNLRESARAAADTIAERLASPQDVRELHHRQGWWPQSLAHGAAGVALLHIERALTDQGPWQRAHDWLACAAAEPAVGGPDSHLYYGAPALAFALHAAADRPGRYARALDTLDRYVTKAIRDRLADAHARMDRGEMPALAEFDAIRGLSGLGGLLLHRDVHTDVVREILTYLVRLTEPVKHDGEVLPGWWSSLAPSGTTSPEYPEGHANNGVAHGIGGPLAVLSLAARRSVTVEGHLDAITRILAWLDHWQQDGPAGPWWPYWITREQLRSGTIGPGPSRPSWCYGTAGFARAQQLAALALKDPARQHAAEFALLRAMTDPGQLDATVDVSLCHGFAGLAHITQLAATDALTPGLTECLPRLLAPITDTTPGALADSLINPPGGGDIGLLEGAAGTALALHSFHTGTPSASGWDTCFLIN, encoded by the coding sequence ATGAATCTGCGTGAAAGCGCGCGGGCAGCCGCCGACACGATCGCCGAGCGGCTTGCCTCGCCGCAGGACGTACGGGAGCTGCATCACCGCCAGGGCTGGTGGCCGCAGTCGCTCGCGCACGGCGCAGCCGGTGTCGCCCTGCTGCACATCGAGCGGGCCCTTACCGACCAGGGGCCGTGGCAGCGCGCCCACGACTGGCTCGCCTGCGCCGCAGCCGAACCCGCTGTCGGCGGCCCGGACAGCCACCTCTACTACGGGGCGCCCGCGCTCGCCTTCGCCCTGCATGCCGCCGCCGACCGCCCCGGACGCTACGCCCGCGCCCTGGACACCCTCGACCGGTACGTCACGAAGGCGATCCGGGACCGGCTCGCGGACGCCCACGCACGCATGGACCGCGGCGAGATGCCCGCGCTGGCGGAGTTCGACGCGATCCGCGGCCTGAGCGGGCTGGGCGGGCTCCTGCTGCACCGCGACGTCCATACCGACGTCGTCCGCGAGATCCTGACCTACCTGGTCCGCCTGACCGAGCCGGTCAAGCACGACGGGGAAGTTCTGCCCGGCTGGTGGAGCTCCCTAGCTCCCTCCGGCACGACCTCCCCGGAGTATCCGGAAGGGCATGCCAACAACGGCGTCGCCCACGGCATCGGCGGCCCCCTCGCTGTGCTCTCCCTCGCAGCCCGCCGCAGCGTCACCGTCGAGGGGCACCTCGACGCGATCACCCGCATCCTGGCCTGGCTCGACCACTGGCAGCAGGACGGCCCCGCCGGCCCGTGGTGGCCGTACTGGATCACCCGTGAGCAACTACGCTCCGGCACGATCGGCCCCGGACCATCCCGGCCGTCCTGGTGCTACGGCACCGCCGGATTCGCCCGCGCCCAGCAGCTCGCCGCCCTCGCCCTCAAGGACCCGGCGCGCCAACACGCCGCCGAATTCGCCCTCCTGCGCGCCATGACCGACCCCGGACAACTCGACGCGACCGTGGACGTCTCCCTGTGCCACGGCTTCGCCGGCCTGGCGCACATCACACAACTCGCTGCCACCGACGCCCTCACTCCCGGCCTCACCGAATGCCTGCCCCGGCTCCTGGCACCAATCACCGACACCACGCCCGGCGCCCTGGCGGACTCCCTGATCAACCCTCCCGGCGGCGGCGACATCGGACTCCTCGAAGGCGCCGCCGGCACCGCCCTCGCCCTGCACTCCTTCCACACCGGAACGCCGTCCGCGTCCGGGTGGGACACCTGCTTCCTGATCAACTAG
- a CDS encoding zinc finger domain-containing protein, translating to MDRREIAALLAYIGRLDPRSIRTDEGEARDQLAQWNELLGDVPMATPHGWDARVAVRQHYRASPYQIQPADVVRPWESYRRNRLALHSDPTPSADPDDQAAWTAELVGTRRAVANGIAQPAQARAITSGQEEINPRLQARLEQIGSCIPPAARAALAPFRPARAAREAAVAQGLPDALSVRCEWCLAPVGEPCRRRRIGPNDGVRAITPRATPHPGRVDLAAQQAQQPALA from the coding sequence GTGGACCGCCGTGAAATCGCTGCCCTGCTGGCCTACATCGGCAGGCTCGACCCCCGCAGCATCCGCACCGACGAGGGCGAGGCCCGCGACCAGCTCGCGCAGTGGAACGAGCTGCTCGGTGACGTGCCGATGGCCACCCCGCATGGCTGGGACGCCCGCGTCGCCGTCCGCCAGCACTACCGCGCCTCGCCGTACCAGATCCAGCCCGCGGACGTGGTCCGCCCCTGGGAGAGCTACCGGCGCAACCGCCTGGCCCTCCACTCCGACCCCACACCGTCCGCGGACCCGGACGACCAGGCCGCCTGGACCGCCGAGCTGGTCGGCACCCGCCGCGCCGTCGCCAACGGCATAGCGCAACCCGCACAGGCCCGGGCCATCACCAGCGGCCAGGAGGAGATCAACCCGAGGCTGCAGGCTCGACTGGAGCAGATCGGCTCCTGCATACCACCCGCCGCCCGAGCCGCTCTCGCACCGTTCCGGCCTGCCCGGGCAGCACGCGAAGCCGCCGTCGCGCAGGGGCTGCCTGACGCACTGAGCGTGCGGTGCGAGTGGTGCCTGGCCCCGGTCGGCGAGCCATGCCGGCGCCGCCGGATCGGCCCCAACGACGGAGTACGCGCCATCACGCCGCGCGCCACCCCGCACCCCGGCCGTGTGGACCTCGCCGCCCAGCAGGCCCAGCAGCCCGCCCTGGCCTGA
- the fxlM gene encoding methyltransferase, FxLD system — protein sequence MAADEWPQRLIRFTDWSRAEATAVEHLLPVLIAQESELAQWSFLRKFPWWRLRYRAAGPDTAKALDAALDELVDAGVLASWTRGIYEPEETAFGGPAAMKIAHTLFHYDSRYLLEEAARQQAVTGPQLGRRELAVLLLSVAMRAAGLDWYEQGDVWARIAAERPGDEVCSPQRHRAAVHRLMTVDVSTTSRSVTQGRLAPLAEWIATFEWFGQQLADLNRQGRLERGLRAVIAHHGIFHFNRLGLPAQDQRTLSTLAKEVVMGTSDNTASTRAEGTASTTVNGVNSDTIEAPSADRLRAQLIDHLVETGCVRTPRVEEAMRTVPRHLFVPNAPLEKAYGNTPVDTKFDGSGRSISCASQPDIVAMMLEQLDVQPGQKILELGAGTGFNAGLLGYLVGETGHVTTIDVDEDIVDGARGGLAAAGIHNVEVVLGDGAVGHASNAPYDRIEATVGAHGVPHAWLDQLAPGGRLLTPLRLRGSVSRSIAFENQDGAWRSVGSQMNTFMPLRRGIADDPRVFVPLDTDNTVTLVTNGDQKVDADALRDIFRQPRAEAWTDVTFRGPESAEYLELWLACAMPNGLSRMPANNEAIEKGLVTAPYPSSTAVFEGGTLTYLTRRPYAKKAPNGASLYEFGVIGHGPDAEALASDVADQVRTWNQGFRALDVGFEIQPLDATPLAPKPGRFAFDNPLNRIVIEWQ from the coding sequence ATGGCAGCGGACGAATGGCCGCAACGCCTCATCCGGTTCACCGACTGGAGCCGCGCGGAGGCCACCGCCGTGGAGCATCTGCTCCCAGTGCTGATCGCCCAGGAGTCGGAACTGGCCCAGTGGTCATTCCTGCGAAAGTTCCCCTGGTGGCGGTTGCGATACCGGGCCGCGGGCCCGGACACGGCGAAGGCCCTGGACGCTGCCCTGGACGAGCTGGTCGACGCCGGCGTCCTCGCTTCCTGGACGCGAGGCATCTACGAGCCGGAAGAGACAGCCTTCGGCGGCCCCGCCGCGATGAAGATCGCCCACACCCTGTTCCACTACGACAGCCGTTACCTGCTGGAGGAGGCGGCCCGCCAGCAGGCAGTCACCGGTCCCCAGCTCGGCCGCCGCGAGCTGGCGGTGCTCCTGCTCAGCGTGGCGATGCGCGCGGCGGGTCTCGACTGGTACGAGCAGGGCGACGTCTGGGCGAGGATCGCGGCCGAGCGCCCCGGCGACGAGGTCTGCAGTCCGCAACGTCACCGGGCCGCTGTCCACCGGTTGATGACCGTCGACGTCAGCACCACCAGCCGCAGCGTCACCCAGGGCCGACTCGCGCCGCTGGCCGAGTGGATAGCCACGTTCGAGTGGTTTGGCCAGCAGCTCGCAGACCTCAACCGTCAGGGCCGCCTGGAACGAGGGTTGCGGGCCGTGATCGCCCACCACGGCATCTTCCACTTCAACCGCCTGGGCCTCCCCGCCCAGGACCAGCGCACCTTGTCAACACTCGCGAAAGAGGTAGTCATGGGAACGAGCGACAACACCGCGTCCACCCGAGCTGAGGGGACGGCGAGCACTACGGTCAACGGGGTGAACAGTGACACCATCGAAGCCCCCTCCGCAGACCGTCTGCGCGCCCAGCTGATCGACCACCTGGTCGAGACCGGGTGCGTGCGCACGCCCCGGGTGGAGGAGGCCATGCGGACCGTACCCCGCCACCTCTTCGTCCCCAACGCCCCCCTGGAAAAGGCGTACGGCAACACACCCGTGGACACGAAGTTCGACGGATCCGGCCGCTCCATCAGCTGCGCCTCCCAGCCCGACATCGTCGCCATGATGCTGGAACAACTCGACGTCCAGCCCGGCCAGAAGATCCTGGAGCTGGGGGCCGGCACCGGCTTCAACGCCGGACTCCTCGGCTACCTCGTCGGCGAGACGGGACACGTCACCACGATCGACGTGGACGAGGACATCGTGGACGGAGCGCGCGGCGGGCTGGCCGCCGCCGGCATCCACAACGTCGAAGTGGTCCTCGGAGACGGAGCCGTGGGCCACGCCTCCAACGCGCCGTACGACCGGATCGAAGCCACCGTCGGCGCCCACGGCGTTCCGCACGCCTGGCTCGACCAGCTCGCCCCCGGCGGACGACTCCTCACGCCACTACGCCTGCGCGGCAGCGTCTCCCGCTCGATCGCCTTCGAGAACCAGGACGGAGCCTGGCGCAGCGTCGGCAGCCAGATGAACACGTTCATGCCGCTGCGCAGGGGCATCGCCGACGACCCGCGCGTCTTCGTTCCCCTGGACACCGACAACACCGTCACGCTCGTCACCAACGGAGACCAGAAGGTCGACGCGGACGCCCTGCGCGACATCTTCCGCCAGCCGCGCGCCGAGGCGTGGACGGACGTCACCTTCCGGGGCCCGGAATCGGCGGAGTACCTGGAGCTGTGGCTCGCCTGCGCCATGCCGAACGGCCTGAGCCGGATGCCCGCCAACAACGAGGCCATCGAGAAGGGCCTGGTCACCGCGCCCTACCCGTCCTCGACCGCGGTCTTCGAGGGTGGCACGCTCACCTACCTCACCCGGCGCCCCTACGCGAAGAAGGCCCCCAATGGCGCCAGCCTGTACGAGTTCGGCGTCATCGGCCACGGCCCTGACGCCGAAGCCCTCGCCTCGGACGTCGCGGACCAGGTCCGCACCTGGAACCAGGGCTTCCGGGCGCTCGACGTCGGGTTCGAAATCCAACCACTCGACGCGACCCCGCTCGCCCCGAAGCCCGGCCGCTTCGCCTTCGACAACCCGCTGAACCGCATCGTCATCGAATGGCAGTGA
- a CDS encoding MAB_1171c family putative transporter, translated as MSTSTFIAGVLWLVALWRLPSLRHSRKQRSLALTLVALAAAMTFEVPQVKEAVDAAVGSDARLSPLLKHLLGVTSAAYLLDFVIAVVRPQGLASRTRLVAAGVTLPLMLAFYALANWTSGGPVRLGEGRGALFPVLYMTVFTLYIGIAMVVATWLFLGGVRHSRTLLGKAGLGFLGLGTLLGSLYALQRIVFVTVQLASGTSYPALENLLSTTLKQATVLSVAVGVCLPPLSVAVEYVAAWSTLRKLRPLWVQLTEAAPYVVLATSVGRWRVRFRLERCVIEIEDACLALREYVSVDMHTKARRFVRQEGVAAQLSDAVAEACWLRAAVQSARNGERLRGVEYPPLGVTGRDRASELSWLRTVARAYLSSPVVSEFVRQEHSSISREQGASERISSNDN; from the coding sequence ATGAGCACATCCACCTTCATCGCCGGCGTCCTCTGGCTGGTGGCGCTGTGGCGACTGCCGTCCCTCCGGCACTCTCGCAAGCAGCGAAGCCTGGCGCTGACCCTGGTGGCTCTCGCGGCTGCCATGACGTTCGAGGTTCCGCAGGTCAAAGAGGCAGTCGATGCCGCCGTCGGCTCAGACGCCAGGCTGTCGCCGCTGCTGAAGCACCTGCTCGGCGTTACCTCGGCGGCATATCTGCTCGACTTCGTCATCGCAGTCGTTCGACCGCAGGGCCTGGCAAGTCGCACCCGGCTGGTGGCCGCCGGCGTGACGTTGCCCCTCATGCTCGCCTTCTACGCCCTGGCCAACTGGACGTCAGGAGGGCCCGTCAGGCTTGGGGAGGGCCGTGGCGCCCTCTTTCCCGTCCTCTACATGACGGTCTTCACGCTGTACATCGGCATCGCCATGGTCGTCGCTACATGGCTGTTCCTCGGCGGCGTACGTCACAGCCGGACTCTCCTGGGGAAGGCCGGCCTCGGATTTCTGGGCTTGGGAACCCTGCTCGGAAGCCTGTACGCCCTCCAGCGCATCGTCTTCGTGACGGTTCAGCTCGCCTCCGGCACCAGCTATCCAGCCTTGGAGAACCTTCTCTCCACAACGCTCAAGCAAGCCACCGTCCTGTCGGTCGCAGTCGGCGTCTGCTTGCCTCCTCTCTCCGTCGCCGTGGAATACGTCGCCGCGTGGAGCACCCTGCGGAAACTGCGTCCGCTCTGGGTGCAGCTCACGGAAGCAGCCCCGTATGTGGTGCTGGCGACATCTGTAGGCAGGTGGCGTGTCCGCTTCCGGCTGGAGCGGTGCGTCATCGAGATCGAGGATGCCTGCCTGGCGCTTCGCGAGTACGTGTCAGTCGACATGCACACAAAGGCCCGGAGATTCGTCCGTCAGGAAGGGGTCGCTGCGCAACTCTCTGACGCAGTGGCGGAAGCCTGCTGGTTGCGTGCAGCCGTCCAGAGCGCACGAAATGGGGAACGGCTGCGGGGAGTTGAATATCCACCCCTCGGCGTCACTGGCCGAGACAGAGCGAGCGAACTGTCATGGTTGCGCACCGTTGCCCGCGCGTACCTCTCCTCGCCAGTCGTTTCCGAGTTCGTCCGGCAAGAACATTCGTCCATTTCCCGCGAGCAGGGCGCTTCGGAAAGGATCTCCTCAAATGACAACTGA
- a CDS encoding phosphatase PAP2 family protein: protein MTTDVRPSESRLARRITDWLEPKNWIIAVTLLVGWHAAQWTGVAWGVVGALFAAVIPITFIKYGIRKGHWGDRHVGAKPARLVVMAVILLSVATGIVLMLVAGAPRTMVALIVSMLVTLAILTAITFAWKISVHQAVSAGACAMLVQTYGPWMALGFLLVVVVGWSRVELRDHTRNQVIAGTILGTIVAAAVFHLAR, encoded by the coding sequence ATGACAACTGATGTCCGCCCCAGCGAGTCGCGGCTGGCCCGCCGCATAACAGACTGGCTTGAGCCGAAGAACTGGATCATCGCTGTCACGCTGCTGGTCGGCTGGCACGCCGCACAATGGACAGGTGTTGCCTGGGGTGTGGTCGGCGCCCTCTTCGCGGCCGTCATCCCGATCACCTTCATCAAGTACGGCATTCGCAAGGGTCACTGGGGCGACAGACACGTCGGAGCGAAGCCAGCACGGCTAGTCGTGATGGCCGTCATCCTGCTCTCCGTAGCCACCGGCATCGTCCTGATGCTTGTCGCGGGGGCGCCGCGCACCATGGTTGCCCTCATCGTCTCGATGCTCGTGACGCTCGCGATTCTCACCGCGATCACCTTCGCCTGGAAGATCTCCGTCCACCAGGCCGTGTCCGCAGGTGCCTGCGCAATGCTCGTGCAGACCTACGGCCCGTGGATGGCCCTTGGCTTCCTGTTGGTCGTCGTCGTCGGCTGGTCCCGCGTCGAGCTGCGGGACCACACACGCAACCAAGTGATCGCAGGCACCATCCTCGGCACCATCGTGGCCGCAGCCGTCTTCCACCTGGCACGCTGA
- a CDS encoding WhiB family transcriptional regulator has translation MRHITTHDAPATGLRGIGDTSWHVRGACHGMDVEDANAVFFPGPRDHEEIAEAKELCGWCPVRRACLDFALENVLKEGVWGGLTEAERRPLHDNLHRRLDYRRVTAFFQGRDVHLTEAERQVAIDHAYVRGWQPDRLAAALQISHKHARDLLRQAANKVFDRDRNYGVPRSKKKRKKTSKAKGTTAPTAPGTQQPTGRPAASTPARAPLGKAA, from the coding sequence TTGCGCCACATCACCACCCATGACGCGCCGGCCACCGGCCTGCGCGGCATCGGAGACACCAGCTGGCACGTTCGCGGAGCCTGCCACGGCATGGACGTCGAGGACGCCAACGCCGTGTTCTTCCCCGGCCCTCGGGATCACGAGGAGATCGCGGAGGCGAAGGAGCTGTGCGGCTGGTGCCCCGTACGCCGCGCGTGCCTGGACTTCGCCCTGGAGAACGTCCTCAAGGAGGGCGTCTGGGGCGGGCTCACCGAAGCCGAGCGGCGCCCGCTGCACGACAACCTGCACCGGCGCCTGGACTACCGACGTGTGACCGCCTTCTTCCAGGGACGCGACGTGCACCTGACGGAAGCCGAGCGGCAGGTGGCCATCGACCACGCATACGTCCGGGGCTGGCAGCCCGACCGGCTCGCCGCCGCCCTGCAGATCAGCCACAAGCACGCCCGCGACCTGCTCCGGCAAGCGGCCAACAAGGTCTTCGACCGCGACCGCAACTACGGCGTGCCCCGCTCCAAGAAGAAGCGGAAGAAGACCTCCAAGGCCAAGGGCACCACCGCGCCCACAGCTCCCGGCACTCAGCAGCCGACAGGCCGCCCGGCGGCGTCGACCCCGGCGCGCGCCCCTCTCGGAAAGGCAGCATGA
- a CDS encoding helix-turn-helix domain-containing protein, with protein sequence MSSEAREWVWEHSTSRGAARLVLLSIADRVADEQCISWASLSSLAKRTNASVSTVREAVERLVLAGELEQLDDLVGPQRSTVYRLPLAAEAVAQALREQREEAGGTAVPDEPVGPAKLRLSALRRYGIRPREVPESPARVRKPAVPETGRPRRKPAQRRTGHRHSDVPATGTQNRSEPDLNRRYSSGGAAVTSAAEWQVDPATHTWARQQGHLDRLGEQGLQTADAKWRAHRAGHAPRPAEAWAADWRAWITREHAPSRPNLYAVPGQNSAAPGGMTRAEKHTAALLAALDEPTGTEG encoded by the coding sequence ATGAGCAGCGAAGCCCGCGAATGGGTGTGGGAGCACAGCACCAGCCGAGGGGCCGCACGGCTGGTCCTGCTGTCGATCGCCGACCGGGTGGCCGACGAGCAGTGCATCTCCTGGGCCTCGCTGTCCAGCCTGGCCAAGCGCACGAACGCCTCGGTCTCCACGGTGCGCGAAGCCGTCGAGCGCCTCGTCCTCGCCGGCGAGCTGGAACAGCTCGACGACCTGGTGGGCCCGCAACGCAGCACGGTCTACCGCCTGCCGCTCGCCGCCGAAGCGGTCGCCCAGGCGCTGCGCGAGCAGCGGGAGGAAGCGGGCGGCACGGCGGTGCCGGACGAGCCCGTCGGCCCTGCCAAGCTCCGGCTGTCGGCCCTGCGGCGGTACGGAATCCGCCCGCGTGAGGTGCCGGAATCCCCCGCGAGGGTCCGGAAACCGGCAGTACCGGAAACCGGCAGGCCCAGGCGGAAACCGGCACAGCGGCGTACCGGCCACCGGCACAGCGATGTACCGGCCACCGGCACACAGAACCGTAGTGAACCTGATTTGAACCGGAGGTACAGCAGTGGTGGTGCTGCTGTCACCTCGGCTGCCGAGTGGCAGGTCGACCCCGCCACCCACACCTGGGCCCGCCAGCAGGGACACCTCGACCGCCTCGGCGAGCAGGGCCTGCAGACCGCCGACGCGAAGTGGCGTGCACATCGAGCAGGCCATGCTCCGAGGCCGGCGGAAGCCTGGGCGGCCGACTGGCGAGCCTGGATCACCCGGGAGCACGCCCCCAGCCGCCCGAACCTCTACGCCGTGCCCGGCCAGAACTCCGCCGCGCCCGGTGGCATGACGCGGGCCGAGAAGCACACCGCTGCCCTTCTCGCCGCCCTGGACGAGCCGACCGGAACGGAGGGCTGA